One window of Myxocyprinus asiaticus isolate MX2 ecotype Aquarium Trade chromosome 4, UBuf_Myxa_2, whole genome shotgun sequence genomic DNA carries:
- the spaw gene encoding southpaw, with protein MMQLYRDFNGKTRMATTPSNDDNPTLHQSDFVLSLIAQGCHQIGERWTVTFDMSSLSESDNIQLSELRVRLPAFSVSRRVFVDIFHSRKQDCEPDSVFCRNKRIFLGTIKSMPGTPTSTWTVFNVTALLKHWLNRGMQAPEKIQTSEDGDGDGSGSGEDFTGHIANSWQRKIQHPTADRVMIVVFYKNTLSHSGQRASSLINTVEHSKYVVLNWVPDAAQGRRHKRNRVERMRVQTTDDRNATRVLPEPHQGSLCRRVDMWVDFDQIGWDEWIVHPKRYNAYRCEGDCPSPLDESFNPTNHAYMQSLLKLYHPERVSCPSCVPTRLSSLSMLYYEGDGVVMRHHEDMIVEECGCQ; from the exons ATGGCAACTACTCCATCCAATGACGACAACCCAACTCTCCATCAGTCTGACTTCGTCTTAAGCTTGATTGCGCAAG GCTGCCATCAAATTGGTGAGCGATGGACCGTCACCTTCGACATGTCTTCCCTCTCAGAAAGCGACAACATTCAACTTTCAGAGCTCCGGGTCCGTCTCCCAGCATTTTCTGTTTCCAGACGGGTCTTTGTTGATATCTTCCACTCACGTAAACAGGACTGTGAGCCTGACTCTGTGTTTTGTCGCAATAAGCGTATTTTTCTGGGCACCATCAAGTCGATGCCCGGCACTCCAACATCAACCTGGACAGTCTTCAATGTCACAGCGCTGCTCAAACACTGGTTGAATCGGGGAATGCAGGCACCTGAGAAGATCCAGACATCGGAGGACGGAGATGGTGATGGAAGCGGCAGCGGAGAAGACTTTACAGGACATATTGCAAACAGTTGGCAACGGAAAATTCAGCATCCCACAGCAGACCGAGTTATGATTGTAGTTTTCTACAAAAACACACTTTCCCACAGTGGCCAACGTGCCTCCAGTCTGATTAATACAGTGGAGCACTCTAAATATGTAGTCCTGAACTGGGTACCTGACGCGGCACAAGGTCGTCGCCACAAAAGAAACCGAGTCGAAAGGATGCGTGTTCAGACAACAGATGATAGAAACGCGACCAGGGTGCTTCCGGAGCCTCACCAAGGATCACTTTGTCGGCGAGTTGATATGTGGGTGGATTTTGACCAAATTGGATGGGATGAATGGATCGTGCACCCAAAGCGTTATAATGCATACCGTTGTGAAGGCGATTGTCCAAGTCCACTGGATGAGTCTTTCAACCCAACAAATCACGCCTACATGCAG AGTTTGCTGAAACTTTACCATCCGGAGCGTGTTTCCTGTCCGTCGTGTGTGCCAACACGCCTCAGCTCCCTCTCCATGCTGTACTATGAAGGTGACGGTGTTGTCATGCGCCATCACGAGGACATGATCGTGGAGGAATGTGGCTGTCAATGA